CTCAATGATTTTATCGAGTAGCTCGCTAACGGTTAAATTGCCATTCAACGATATAACGTCCCTCGTCATTATCTCTTCAACCCTTATATTCTTGAGCTCATTAACCCTTCCTGAGACAAGCTTCTCCGAGATCTTCATAGCTCCTGGAACTGGAAGCCCCTTCCTAGACAACTCTCTGATTTCTTTGAATGCTGAGTCCTGCTTATATGACGCTAATTGAACTATATGCGCGAAGACTTCCGGCTCCATTCTTCTTACCTCAATGGCTCCCTCTTTAACTGCTTCGTTAAAGATACTTTCACCACTCTCCGTCCTCAATATAACTGTTGACCAACCCTCAAGAGGGGTGGCTCCGCCTACGCTCAGATCAGCAAACTCGGATGTGAAATCAGCGCAAGTCCTACACCTATTTATTATGTGACCCTTCACCTCCGATAACGGAATACGTGCTTCACCGCTCTCCAAAGACAATATATAATAGTCGGGTGATAAATCAACGTGCTTAATGCTGCCAAGGGTAATGCCACGCTCTTGGAAAAGATATTCCAGCAGCGATCCAAGCGAGAAGGTCCATAGGCAGAAGAGACCTATAATCAGCTTTAAGCTGCTCGCTACCTTATGCTGCCATGCCTCGAGCTCACGTAATGCGAGAACATGGCATGGAGTTCCAACGAAGGCTACATGGGATTTCCCGTATTCGAAGACAGCCCGTCCGTAAGCTTCGGCTACGGCTGATGGAACAACTTTTATCTCGACGGCTGAAAGAACGTCATCCGGCACGAGTCTTATCGCTGGTTTAACTTTTATTGGGGTGCTGGGAGTAGCTTCAGATATTACTGCGCTATCAATTATCCCCCTGTCCATCGCAAAATTTAGTAGAGCGCTCACGACTCCACCACCTTTTGTAGCCTTCCTTAATGTTGGGTTAGAAGATCTAGCGAGAACTATCCGCCTATAGCCTCCGATGCTCTCCCTTCTATACGGTGTATCCAAGAGGAAGCTTGCCGCCTCATGAATTAAGGCTTCGGTATGCGGACATATATTATAGCATATTGGACAAGAATCCAGGTATTCAGCGCAATTATATAGCCTTCGGGGTTTATCACTTTCAACGCGGATCG
Above is a genomic segment from Candidatus Bathyarchaeia archaeon containing:
- a CDS encoding Coenzyme F420 hydrogenase/dehydrogenase, beta subunit C-terminal domain, which codes for MRASTNKLTAFDDLEKMIINNGFCTLCGACEAACPIHAIRVESDKPRRLYNCAEYLDSCPICYNICPHTEALIHEAASFLLDTPYRRESIGGYRRIVLARSSNPTLRKATKGGGVVSALLNFAMDRGIIDSAVISEATPSTPIKVKPAIRLVPDDVLSAVEIKVVPSAVAEAYGRAVFEYGKSHVAFVGTPCHVLALRELEAWQHKVASSLKLIIGLFCLWTFSLGSLLEYLFQERGITLGSIKHVDLSPDYYILSLESGEARIPLSEVKGHIINRCRTCADFTSEFADLSVGGATPLEGWSTVILRTESGESIFNEAVKEGAIEVRRMEPEVFAHIVQLASYKQDSAFKEIRELSRKGLPVPGAMKISEKLVSGRVNELKNIRVEEIMTRDVISLNGNLTVSELLDKIIEHHHIGYPVIDDANKLIGIVTLQDAMKVPKEKRGSIRIKEICSKDLVTVFPDDSVADALEKMGAHNIGRLLVVDKKNKSILLGIVTRSDILRELTKLYYSGKSE